One segment of Macrotis lagotis isolate mMagLag1 chromosome 1, bilby.v1.9.chrom.fasta, whole genome shotgun sequence DNA contains the following:
- the XKR7 gene encoding XK-related protein 7: protein MAAKSDGGAAAASPGPEGAASAARAGSGPPGALGAGAGAGAGLLSGGARRPRYSLWDCCWALCALLVFFSDGATDLWLAADYYLQGQPVLFGLTLLFALLPSLVVQLLSFRWFVYDYSSAGAGPGAAATAFSTKDSTSASVSAGAAFSTKDSGPGPGPGVPAPPALSGARRPRRRCCRLCVWLLQSLVHVLQLGQVWRYLRAMYLGLQSRWHGEQLRRHFYWRMMFESADISMLRLLEAFLKSAPQLVLQLSIMVLQGHLPPLAPVSTGLSASASLVSLAWIIASYQKVLRDSRDDKRAMSYKGAIVQILWHLFTIAARALAFALFASVFQLYFGIFIVAHWCVMTFWVIQGETDFCMSKWEEIIYNMVVGIIYIFCWFNVKEGPSRCRMSIYYCIVLVENAALTGFWYYNHNFPTDFSALIMVCVVAASFALGIFFMLVYYCLLHPNGPMFGPQAPGGIFPEAVGAGPSGPSVDAVTSPPRSLPRTTGGERDGVPGDRDSGTPAVFQVRPSLPATPVARTPRTEGPVIRIDLPRKKYPAWDAHFIDRRLRKTILALEYSSPATPRLQYRSMGASRELLEYETTV from the exons ATGGCCGCGAAGTCGGATGGAGGCGCCGCCGCGGCCAGCCCGGGCCCGGAGGGGGCGGCCAGCGCGGCCCGGGCCGGCTCGGGGCCTCCGGGGGCCctgggggccggggccggggctggggccGGGCTGCTCTCGGGAGGGGCACGGCGGCCCCGCTACAGCCTGTGGGACTGCTGCTGGGCGCTGTGCGCGCTGCTGGTCTTCTTCTCCGACGGGGCCACCGACCTGTGGCTGGCGGCTGACTACTACCTCCAGGGCCAGCCCGTCTTGTTCGGCCTCACGCTGCTCTTTGCGTTACTGCCCTCCCTCGTGGTGCAGCTGCTCAGCTTCCGATGGTTTGTCTACGACTACTCGTCCGCCGGAGCCGGGCCAGGTGCCGCCGCGACCGCCTTCAGCACCAAGGACAGCACCAGCGCCAGCGTCAGCGCCGGCGCCGCCTTCAGCACCAAGGACAgcgggcccggcccggggcccgGCGTGCCCGCCCCTCCCGCTCTATCTGGCGCCCGGCGGCCGCGCCGCCGCTGCTGCCGCCTCTGCGTCTGGCTCCTGCAGTCGCTAGTTCACGTCCTGCAGCTCGGACAGGTCTGGAG GTACCTCCGGGCCATGTACCTGGGTCTGCAGAGCCGCTGGCATGGGGAGCAACTGAGGCGCCACTTTTACTGGCGCATGATGTTTGAGAGTGCCGACATCAGTATGCTGCGCCTGCTGGAGGCCTTCCTGAAGAGCGCCCCACAACTTGTGCTACAGCTCAGCATCATGGTCCTCCAAGGACAC ctcccacctctGGCCCCTGTCTCCACAGGTCTCTCAGCCTCAGCCTCACTGGTATCATTGGCCTGGATAATTGCTTCTTATCAGAAGGTGCTTCGGGACTCAAGGGACGACAAGCGAGCCATGTCCTACAAAGGGGCTATCGTCCAGATCCTCTGGCACCTCTTCACCATAGCCGCTCGAGCCTTGGCCTTTGCGCTCTTTGCCAGCGTCTTCCAGCTCTACTTTGGCATCTTCATTGTTGCCCACTGGTGCGTCATGACCTTCTGGGTCATCCAGGGGGAGACAGACTTCTGTATGTCCAAGTGGGAAGAGATCATCTACAACATGGTGGTGGGCATCATCTACATCTTTTGCTGGTTCAACGTCAAGGAGGGGCCCAGTCGCTGCCGGATGTCCATCTACTACTGTATCGTCCTGGTGGAGAATGCTGCCCTGACTGGCTTCTGGTACTACAACCACAACTTCCCCACTGACTTCAGCGCCTTAATCATGGTGTGCGTGGTGGCAGCTAGCTTTGCCCTCGGCATCTTTTTCATGCTTGTCTATTACTGCCTCCTGCACCCCAATGGGCCTATGTTTGGCCCCCAGGCTCCCGGGGGCATCTTTCCTGAGGCTGTGGGTGCTGGCCCATCTGGTCCATCTGTTGATGCGGTTACCAGTCCCCCACGGTCTCTGCCCCGGACTACAGGTGGAGAGCGGGATGGGGTCCCTGGAGACCGGGACAGTGGTACACCAGCTGTCTTCCAGGTCCGACCCAGTCTCCCTGCCACACCAGTGGCTCGCACCCCCCGGACAGAGGGGCCTGTGATCCGAATAGACCTACCCCGAAAAAAGTATCCAGCATGGGATGCCCATTTTATAGACCGCCGGCTCCGTAAGACCATTCTGGCACTTGAGTATTCATCCCCGGCCACCCCTCGCTTGCAATACCGAAGCATGGGGGCCTCCCGGGAGCTACTGGAGTATGAGACCACAGTGTAG